One Synechococcus sp. UW179A DNA window includes the following coding sequences:
- a CDS encoding Nif11-like leader peptide family natural product precursor, with translation MSEEQLKAFLEKIKSDTELQEKLKEVSTPEAAVEIANAAGFSITADDIQSMQSEPPGDDELESAAGGQCLGTCGDSVSVMIRCPRTEGFGCGFR, from the coding sequence ATGTCAGAAGAACAGCTCAAAGCCTTCCTTGAAAAGATTAAATCAGATACTGAATTGCAGGAGAAACTCAAGGAGGTAAGTACCCCTGAAGCAGCAGTTGAAATTGCTAATGCGGCAGGTTTCTCGATTACTGCAGACGATATTCAATCGATGCAATCTGAACCTCCAGGTGACGACGAATTGGAAAGCGCCGCTGGTGGGCAGTGTCTTGGCACGTGTGGTGACTCGGTTTCAGTAATGATTCGTTGCCCACGAACT
- a CDS encoding DUF3104 domain-containing protein: MNVSVDHGIYNQQDPTEQPIFLSVVPGMTVIVRHDYLTGEKAQRDFWMGQVIHCGGAARDPFMHNLFQIADVDYGGDPLGQR, encoded by the coding sequence GTGAACGTGTCAGTCGATCACGGGATCTACAACCAACAGGACCCCACAGAACAGCCGATTTTCCTGAGCGTGGTTCCAGGCATGACGGTGATCGTGCGCCACGACTATCTGACCGGCGAAAAGGCGCAGAGAGACTTTTGGATGGGGCAGGTGATCCACTGCGGCGGAGCTGCCCGAGACCCTTTCATGCACAACCTCTTCCAGATTGCCGACGTGGACTATGGGGGTGATCCGCTGGGTCAACGCTGA
- a CDS encoding Nif11-like leader peptide family natural product precursor has product MSEEQLKAFLEKVKGDTELQEKLNAAADADAVLAIAKEAGFSISADELKYLRELSDEELEGVSGATGYGCTALYGPCTGMPDCLH; this is encoded by the coding sequence ATGTCAGAAGAGCAACTCAAAGCCTTTCTAGAAAAGGTCAAAGGCGACACCGAGCTTCAGGAAAAACTCAATGCAGCAGCTGATGCTGATGCAGTGCTTGCGATTGCCAAAGAGGCTGGGTTTAGTATTTCTGCTGACGAATTAAAGTACCTTCGAGAGCTTTCTGACGAGGAGCTGGAAGGTGTATCAGGCGCTACGGGGTATGGTTGTACCGCTCTCTATGGGCCTTGTACTGGTATGCCGGATTGTCTACACTAG
- a CDS encoding Nif11-like leader peptide family natural product precursor, producing the protein MTQEQLTAFLANAKGNTSLQEQLKAAADANDVAAIAKEAGFSISADGLNKAQSRLSEKELEGAAGGAGDCLPCFMSFPSW; encoded by the coding sequence ATGACACAAGAACAACTCACAGCTTTCCTGGCTAACGCCAAAGGCAACACCAGCCTTCAGGAGCAGCTCAAAGCCGCAGCTGATGCCAATGATGTTGCTGCTATTGCCAAGGAAGCAGGTTTCAGTATCTCTGCTGATGGCCTCAATAAGGCTCAATCAAGACTTTCAGAAAAAGAGCTGGAAGGTGCGGCTGGTGGTGCTGGAGATTGTTTACCATGTTTCATGTCATTCCCATCTTGGTAA